The Toxorhynchites rutilus septentrionalis strain SRP chromosome 3, ASM2978413v1, whole genome shotgun sequence genome includes a region encoding these proteins:
- the LOC129774343 gene encoding uncharacterized protein LOC129774343: MSLAVITFHSLIRILRLLGLFPYCFNHSERRFYRSDIAIVYSMLYIAVYAFVFGRYFLETFFFETSTGQQNNQLLLGASFCCAYTAVIVTCLTGLLRRSSICQLLNHYVRLWYRLRGDVRECFDGKLLSRFLFKAIFIDGVVLAGVVVMKMPQFFQAGALASIGDALYEVFDFGISAALTNLFVAAGYLGAHVYRLINRRISRINWQLKQFERNRHYWSVNPKKQCNLHDEMIAELRQLACWHGELSRIVHGYCQMYDISLLLIIIKDFMIIITGLFGMYRALMAQFNGNTNVSLDSYGFLVSLSVFSLCQFYYLVESFTQFTERLLYLWAVLSTYFSFQIEVFSLELLHRDNRIQNCGMFTIDFSLLYVALATMTSYLIVVIQLRMTT; this comes from the exons ATGTCCTTGGCTGTGATAACCTTTCATTCCCTTATTCGCATTCTTCGATTGCTCGGACTATTTCCCTATTGCTTCAACCATTCCGAGCGGCGTTTCTATCGGTCAGACATCGCCATTGTCTACTCCATGCTGTACATCGCAGTATACGCCTTTGTTTTCGGTCGATACTTCCTAGAAACGTTCTTTTTTGAAACATCCACCGGTCAACAGAACAACCAGCTTCTGTTGGGGGCCTCCTTTTGTTGCGCCTACACCGCTGTGATCGTCACCTGTTTGACAGGGCTTCTTCGGAGGAGTAGCATTTGCCAACTACTCAATCACTACGTCCGTCTATGGTATCGACTTCGGGGCGATGTTCGGGAATGCTTCGATGGCAAGTTACTGTCGCGCTTCCTTTTCAAAGCGATCTTCATCGATGGTGTCGTCCTCGCTGGAGTTGTTGTCATGAAAATGCCTCAGTTCTTCCAAGCCGGTGCCCTCGCATCGATAGGAGATGCGTTGTATGAAGTGTTTGATTTCGGTATAAGTGCCGCATTGACCAATTTGTTTGTAGCGGCCGGATACTTGGGGGCACATGTCTATCGGTTGATAAACCGAAGAATCAGTAGAATAAACTGGCAATTGAAACAGTTCGAGCGGAATCGTCACTATTGGAGTGTAAATCCCAAAAAGCAGTGCAATCTTCACGACGAAATGATCGCAGAACTTCGCCAGCTAGCTTGTTGGCATGGAGAACTTTCACGCATAGTGCATGGCTACTGTCAGATGTACGACATCTCGCTGTTGTTGATAATCATCAAAGATTTTATGATTATCATAACGGGATTATTTGGAATGTACCGGGCGCTGATGGCGCAGTTCAATGGGAATACAAACGTGTCTCTTGATTCGTACGGATTTTTGGTGTCGTTGTCAGTGTTCTCACTTTGTCAGTTTTACTATCTGGTGGAAAGTTTTACGCAGTTCACGGAAAGA TTGCTTTACTTGTGGGCGGTGTTGAGTACGTATTTTTCGTTTCAGATTGAGGTGTTCAGCTTGGAATTACTTCATCGAGACAATAGAATTCAGAACTGCGGCATGTTTACTATTGATTTCTCGTTGTTGTATGTA GCCTTGGCAACCATGACGAGCTATCTCATTGTGGTGATTCAGTTACGAATGACAACAtga